One part of the Vitis riparia cultivar Riparia Gloire de Montpellier isolate 1030 chromosome 8, EGFV_Vit.rip_1.0, whole genome shotgun sequence genome encodes these proteins:
- the LOC117920363 gene encoding BTB/POZ domain-containing protein At3g08570 has protein sequence MSVIQKEYSYSLHDHPFPAGLHCNSDIYSSRQKKMVSETPFIPSPTPKFCNSLANRIFLDVAGDITIVVDGESFLLHKFPLVSRSGKIRKMVADVKDSSLSKLEFLNLPGGPRAFELAAKFCYGMNFEINTGNVAQLRCAAEYLEMTEDYREENLITRAETYLNEVVTQSLEKSVEVLSSCEMLAPMAEEVGIPDKCVDAIALNACKEQLASGFSRLDCDDGCAELKSGRLEWWVEDLSVLKIEFYQRVIAAMGGAGVQPDSIVASLMHYAQASLKGIGKQQIWHPTRMKPSPGMVENSQCVIVETLVSLLPAEKSSSIPLSFLFGMLRMAILVGANVACRLELERRIGFRLEMVSLDDLLIPCVQTGDSLFDVDTVHRILVNFLQRIEEEENEEYGYESEALGSPSQGSVLKVGRLIDSYLAEIAPDPYLNLQKFMAMLEILPDYARVIDDGLYRAVDIYLKAHPMLTEHECKKLCKFIDCKKLSQEACNHAAQNDRLPVQMTVRVLYFEQLRLKSSLSGSSGDGFLSQRISSGVPSAAMSPRDNYASLRRENRELKLEISRMRVRLSELEKEQLFMKQGMIEKSGNGKTFLTSISKGIGRIGIFSSPAGGKRKSGRKSRVTEGKTGRSRRHSVS, from the exons ATGAGTGTAATTCAAAAGGAATATTCATATTCCCTCCATGATCATCCATTCCCAGCTGGGCTTCATTGTAACTCAGACATTTACAGCAGCAGACAGAAGAAAATGGTGTCTGAGACTCCCTTCATCCCCTCTCCAACTCCCAAGTTCTGCAACTCCCTTGCTAACCG TATTTTTTTGGATGTTGCTGGGGATATCACAATCGTGGTTGATGGAGAGTCTTTTCTACTTCACAAG TTTCCCCTAGTGTCGCGAAGTGGGAAGATTCGGAAAATGGTGGCGGACGTCAAGGATTCCAGCCTCTCAAAGCTGGAGTTCCTCAACCTACCGGGCGGACCGCGTGCCTTTGAGCTTGCCGCTAAATTCTGTTACGGTATGAACTTTGAGATCAATACTGGAAATGTTGCTCAGCTCCGGTGTGCTGCAGAGTACCTGGAAATGACTGAAGACTACCGGGAGGAGAACCTCATCACCCGGGCAGAGACCTACCTGAATGAGGTTGTGACTCAGAGCCTTGAGAAATCGGTGGAAGTTCTATCCTCCTGCGAGATGCTGGCTCCTATGGCGGAGGAGGTGGGGATCCCAGACAAATGTGTGGATGCCATTGCCTTGAATGCCTGTAAGGAGCAGTTGGCATCGGGTTTCTCTCGTTTGGATTGTGATGATGGATGTGCAGAGCTTAAGAGCGGCAGGCTGGAATGGTGGGTCGAGGATCTTTCAGTGTTGAAGATTGAGTTTTACCAGAGAGTCATCGCTGCAATGGGGGGAGCAGGGGTTCAACCGGATAGCATTGTCGCGTCCTTGATGCATTATGCTCAGGCATCATTGAAGGGAATCGGGAAGCAGCAAATCTGGCACCCAACGAGGATGAAGCCGAGCCCTGGGATGGTGGAGAACAGTCAATGCGTCATTGTGGAAACCCTAGTGAGTCTTTTACCGGCAGAGAAGAGCTCATCGATTCCCCTGAGTTTTCTGTTCGGGATGCTGAGGATGGCGATCTTGGTGGGTGCCAATGTGGCCTGCAGGCTTGAGCTGGAACGGAGGATTGGCTTTCGGTTGGAGATGGTTTCCCTTGATGATCTGCTGATACCGTGTGTCCAGACCGGGGATTCCCTGTTTGACGTCGACACTGTCCACCGGATTCTGGTGAATTTTCTGCAGCGgattgaagaggaagaaaatgaagagtacGGGTATGAATCTGAAGCCCTGGGCTCTCCGAGCCAGGGTTCTGTCTTAAAGGTTGGACGTCTCATCGACTCATATTTAGCCGAAATTGCTCCTGATCCTTACTTGAATCTACAGAAATTCATGGCAATGTTAGAGATACTACCTGATTATGCCCGTGTCATTGACGACGGGCTGTACAGAGCTGTCGATATATATTTGAAG GCGCATCCTATGCTAACCGAGCATGAATGCAAGAAGCTCTGCAAGTTTATAGACTGCAAGAAGCTCTCTCAGGAGGCATGCAACCATGCAGCACAGAATGATCGGCTGCCAGTTCAGATGACAGTGAGGGTCCTCTACTTTGAGCAACTCCGGCTGAAGAGCTCCCTGTCAGGAAGTTCTGGAGACGGGTTCCTCTCGCAGAGAATCAGCAGCGGTGTTCCCAGTGCTGCCATGTCCCCTCGAGACAACTACGCTTCCCTGAGGAGGGAGAACCGGGAGCTGAAGCTTGAGATCTCAAGAATGCGGGTGAGGCTAAGTGAGTTGGAGAAGGAGCAGTTGTTCATGAAGCAAGGGATGATTGAGAAATCCGGGAATGGGAAAACGTTCCTCACCTCCATTTCAAAAGGGATTGGGAGGATTGGTATTTTCAGCAGCCCAGCAGGAGGGAAGAGGAAATCTGGGAGGAAGTCCCGTGTAACAGAGGGGAAAACCGGTAGGAGCCGAAGGCATTCTGTTTCCTAG
- the LOC117920364 gene encoding V-type proton ATPase subunit E1-like yields the protein MNDADVSRQIQQMVRFILQEAEEKANEISVSAEEEFNIEKLQLVEAEKKKIRQEYERKAKQVEIRRKIEYSMQLNASRIKVLQAQDDLVNSMKEAAGKELLRVCDDTNGYKMLLKGLIVQSLLRLKEPAVLLRCREIDLGPVESVLGEAKQEYADKAKVHVPKVTIDNLVYLPPPPTSVDSHSLSCSGGVVLASQDGKIVCENTLDARLDVVFRQKLPEIRKLLFGQIVA from the exons ATGAACGATGCAGATGTGTCCAGGCAGATACAGCAGATGGTCAGATTCATTCTGCAGGAGGCGGAAGAGAAAGCTAACGAAATCTCTGTTTCTGCTGAAGAG GAATTCAACATTGAGAAATTGCAACTAGTTGAAGCTGAAAAGAAGAAGATTAGACAAGAATATGAGCGGAAGGCAAAGCAGGTGGAAATTCGAAGGAAAAT TGAGTACTCAATGCAGCTGAATGCATCCCGCATCAAGGTTCTTCAAGCGCAAGATGATCTGGTGAACTCCATGAAAGAAGCCGCTGGCAAGGAACTTTTGCGTGTTTGTGATGACACAAATGGATACAAAATGCTTCTTAAAGGTTTGATTGTTCAG AGTTTACTACGACTGAAGGAGCCAGCAGTGTTGCTGCGCTGCAGAGAGATTGACCTTGGGCCGGTTGAGTCTGTTTTGGGGGAAGCAAAACAAGAGTATGCTGACAAAGCCAAAGTTCATGTCCCCAAAGTTACCATTGACAACCTTGTATACCTCCCACCACCTCCCACTAGTGTTGATTCCCACAGCCTCTCCTG CTCAGGAGGAGTGGTTTTGGCTTCACAGGACGGGAAGATAGTCTGCGAGAACACTCTGGATGCACGATTGGATGTTGTATTCCGACAGAAACTGCCTGAG ATCAGAAAGCTTCTTTTTGGACAAATTGTTGCTTGA
- the LOC117920873 gene encoding acid phosphatase 1 isoform X2, whose translation MRGVREVVVIVFLAICSMANAIKPCPRATVVRDEASYCLSWRMSVEANNMAGWRTVPMQCLPYIQGYMIGGQYDRDMDFIADQILSYVKGIVLSDDGMDAWILDVDDTCISNLFYYKGKRFGCDPYDPKGFKAWALKGGCPAISAVLGLFDKLVERGFKVILLTGRDEETLGQVTVDNLHNQGFIGYERLILRRAEHKGQGAIQYKSGIRKQLVEEGYRIWGNVGDQWSDLQGDYKGNRTFKLPNPMYFVP comes from the exons TAAAGCCCTGCCCAAGGGCCACGGTGGTGCGTGATGAGGCTAGCTACTGTTTGAGCTGGAGGATGTCGGTGGAGGCGAACAATATGGCCGGGTGGCGGACGGTTCCGATGCAATGCTTGCCGTATATTCAGGGCTACATGATAGGAGGACAGTATGATCGTGATATGGACTTCATCGCTGACCAAATCTTGAGCTACGTCAAGGGCATAGTCCTCTCCGACGATGGCATGGATGCTTGGATTCTTGATGTTGATGATACTTGCATCTCCAATCTCTTCTACTACAAAGGAAAGAGATtcgg GTGTGATCCCTATGACCCAAAAGGGTTCAAGGCATGGGCATTGAAGGGAGGATGCCCAGCCATCTCTGCAGTATTGGGATTGTTTGACAAGTTGGTTGAGCGTGGGTTCAAGGTCATCCTTCTTACTGGTAGAGATGAAGAGACTTTGGGTCAAGTTACCGTTGATAATCTGCATAATCAAGGCTTTATTGGATACGAAAGGCTCATTCTAAG GAGGGCAGAACACAAGGGACAAGGAGCAATTCAGTACAAGTCAGGAATTAGGAAGCAGTTGGTGGAAGAAGGATACAGGATATGGGGCAATGTGGGAGACCAATGGAGTGACCTCCAAGGAGACTACAAGGGCAATAGGACCTTTAAGCTTCCAAATCCCATGTATTTTGTGCcctaa